A section of the Mycobacteriales bacterium genome encodes:
- a CDS encoding RNA polymerase sigma factor: MGDASEDRTAGAAAARRAVEAVWRIESARVIAGLARLLRDVGLAEDLAQDALVAALETWPKTGVPDNPGAWLMATGRRRAIDLIRRNRRLEDKQQELARDLAIQLAMGSADLDAALDDDIGDDLLSLIFTCCHPVLSTEARVALTLRMLGGLTTPEIARAYLVPESTVAQRIVRAKRTLAEAHVPFEAPTGADRTDRLGSVLEVVYLIFNEGYSATAGDDWLRPGLCEDALRFGRILAGLTPREPEVHGLVALMEIQASRTAARIGPSGEAVLLLDQDRARWDQMLIRRGLAALERAQDLGGAFGPYALQAAIAACHVRARTAADTDWERLAALYDALAQLAPSPVVQLNRAVAVSMAFGPQAGLDLVDVLESDGTLDGYHLLPSVRGDLLAKLGRLDEARADFERAAALTRNTRERDLLQQRAAECARGAAGH, translated from the coding sequence GTGGGCGACGCATCCGAGGACCGCACGGCGGGCGCAGCAGCCGCCCGCCGTGCGGTGGAGGCCGTCTGGCGGATCGAATCGGCCCGGGTGATCGCCGGCCTCGCGCGACTGCTGCGCGACGTGGGCCTGGCCGAGGATCTCGCCCAGGACGCACTGGTCGCCGCGTTGGAGACGTGGCCGAAGACAGGTGTGCCGGACAACCCGGGGGCCTGGCTCATGGCCACCGGGAGGAGGCGTGCGATCGACCTCATCCGCCGGAACCGGCGGCTGGAGGACAAGCAGCAGGAACTCGCCCGCGACCTCGCGATCCAGCTCGCGATGGGGAGCGCGGATCTCGATGCGGCACTCGACGACGACATCGGCGACGACCTGCTGAGTCTGATCTTCACCTGCTGCCACCCGGTGCTGTCCACGGAGGCGCGCGTCGCGCTGACGCTGCGCATGCTCGGCGGGCTCACCACGCCGGAGATCGCCCGGGCCTACCTCGTGCCGGAGTCGACGGTCGCCCAGCGCATCGTCCGGGCGAAGCGGACCCTCGCCGAGGCGCACGTCCCCTTCGAGGCGCCGACCGGCGCCGACCGCACCGACCGGCTGGGGTCGGTGCTCGAAGTCGTCTACCTCATCTTCAACGAGGGCTATTCGGCGACGGCCGGCGACGACTGGCTGCGCCCGGGACTGTGTGAGGACGCCCTGCGCTTCGGCCGGATCCTCGCCGGGTTGACGCCGCGCGAGCCGGAGGTCCACGGCCTCGTCGCGTTGATGGAGATCCAGGCCTCGCGCACCGCGGCGCGGATCGGGCCGTCGGGCGAAGCTGTTTTGCTCCTCGATCAGGACCGCGCGCGATGGGACCAGATGCTCATCCGGCGTGGCCTCGCGGCGCTGGAGCGTGCCCAGGATCTGGGTGGTGCCTTCGGGCCGTACGCCCTGCAAGCGGCGATTGCGGCCTGTCACGTCCGGGCACGCACCGCCGCCGACACGGACTGGGAGCGCCTCGCGGCGCTCTACGACGCCCTGGCCCAGCTCGCTCCCTCGCCGGTCGTGCAACTCAACCGTGCGGTCGCCGTCTCGATGGCCTTCGGACCGCAGGCCGGTCTCGACCTCGTCGACGTACTGGAGTCCGACGGGACGCTCGACGGCTACCACCTCCTCCCGAGCGTCCGCGGCGATCTGCTCGCCAAGCTCGGTCGCCTCGACGAGGCCCGAGCGGACTTCGAGCGGGCCGCGGCGCTGACTCGCAACACCCGCGAGCGCGATCTGCTCCAGCAGCGCGCGGCCGAGTGTGCGCGCGGAGCGGCCGGGCACTGA
- a CDS encoding DUF917 domain-containing protein, whose protein sequence is MSRTIARQDLVDLAYGAALLGSGGGGDPYIGRLLVERALDRGRTVTVWDLDEVPDDGLVISTAMMGAPTVMVEKLPSGTEGVTALRALEEQLGQQAVATIPMECGGLNSTLPLVVAAEAGIPVIDADGMGRAFPELQMETFHVYGVSGSPMTIANEHGDVVTVSARDNWAMEWLARGICVRMGGAAMIAEYSMTGATAKRVSIPGTLGLGISLGAAVRRARERHDDPLEHLAEALGSISYLGPRLIFEGKVEDVFRQTTGGFVKGHALIRSHGSDEQMRIAFQNENLIAEVDGQVLAVVPDLICILAAETAEPITTESLRYGHRVKVVSITPPEIMRTPEALQVFGPQAFGLDVAYVPSCVRSFR, encoded by the coding sequence GTGAGCAGGACGATCGCCCGTCAGGACCTGGTGGACCTTGCCTACGGTGCGGCGCTGTTGGGCTCCGGCGGCGGTGGAGATCCTTACATCGGCCGGCTGCTGGTGGAGCGGGCGCTCGACCGCGGGCGCACCGTGACGGTGTGGGATCTCGACGAGGTGCCCGACGACGGGCTGGTCATCTCCACGGCCATGATGGGCGCGCCGACCGTCATGGTGGAAAAGCTGCCGTCCGGCACGGAGGGTGTCACGGCGCTGCGCGCACTAGAGGAGCAGCTGGGGCAGCAGGCGGTCGCGACGATCCCGATGGAGTGCGGCGGTCTGAACTCGACGCTGCCGCTCGTCGTCGCCGCCGAGGCCGGCATCCCGGTCATCGACGCCGACGGCATGGGTCGGGCCTTTCCCGAACTGCAGATGGAGACGTTCCACGTCTACGGCGTGTCAGGCAGTCCGATGACCATCGCCAACGAGCATGGCGACGTCGTCACCGTCTCGGCCCGGGACAACTGGGCGATGGAGTGGTTGGCTCGCGGCATCTGCGTCCGCATGGGAGGCGCCGCGATGATCGCCGAGTATTCGATGACGGGTGCGACCGCCAAGCGGGTGTCCATCCCGGGAACGCTCGGTCTCGGGATCAGCCTTGGTGCAGCGGTACGCCGCGCGCGGGAGCGCCACGACGATCCGTTGGAGCACCTCGCCGAAGCACTGGGCTCGATCTCCTACCTCGGCCCGCGGCTGATCTTCGAGGGCAAGGTGGAGGACGTGTTCCGGCAGACGACCGGAGGATTCGTCAAGGGCCACGCGCTGATCCGGTCCCACGGCTCTGACGAGCAGATGAGAATCGCCTTCCAGAACGAGAACCTGATCGCCGAGGTCGACGGGCAGGTGCTGGCTGTCGTGCCCGACCTCATCTGCATTCTCGCCGCCGAGACGGCCGAGCCGATCACGACGGAGAGCCTGCGCTACGGCCACCGCGTCAAGGTCGTCTCGATCACGCCGCCGGAGATCATGCGGACGCCCGAGGCGCTTCAGGTCTTCGGGCCGCAGGCGTTCGGCCTCGATGTCGCCTACGTGCCGTCTTGTGTACGGTCCTTCCGGTGA
- a CDS encoding MFS transporter, giving the protein MTAQRDVETNVDQHGHAVTKQQWRWSVLAGMASFLDAGSIVALGASLALWKTYLGMSTSLVGTLAALGPNAIGCAVGALIGGRLGDLLGRKLIYQYDLMVYAFGVMLIACSVNIPMLLIGTIIVGIAVGADVPTSLALVGEFSPARARGKLLGFSQVAWNSGPIVVLLLALATTPFGTWGGRILFLMLFVVAVVTYLLRRGMVESARWAAAAGTMETSDASAESEQPESAPIPRNASSVSKVGQLFRGNNLKALVWTAIIYVFWNIAAGTTGIFTPYIITTLHAGSQAASVALSCAGFVIGVLATIFIFMPLNDRTHGTRKRLWGIGAIMQVAAWGAYLVLPFSIPVIVANIFLFGVGGALAGEAFYKVVSQELFPTMLRGTAQGVTFGTARLCLGIWSFFVPALASVGIRPVAAILAAFLAISGVAGYFWMPDTCGKSLEDIEREREIGEHSSQPSSSAVRAA; this is encoded by the coding sequence GTGACTGCTCAGCGCGACGTCGAGACCAACGTCGACCAACACGGCCACGCGGTAACGAAGCAACAGTGGCGCTGGTCCGTTCTTGCCGGGATGGCGTCCTTCCTCGACGCCGGATCGATCGTGGCACTGGGTGCCAGTCTCGCGCTGTGGAAGACCTACCTCGGGATGAGTACGTCGTTGGTCGGCACGCTCGCGGCTCTCGGACCGAACGCGATCGGATGTGCGGTCGGCGCGTTGATCGGTGGCCGGCTCGGCGACCTGCTGGGGCGCAAGCTCATCTACCAATACGACCTGATGGTCTACGCGTTCGGGGTCATGCTGATCGCCTGCTCGGTGAACATCCCGATGCTCCTGATCGGCACCATCATCGTCGGCATCGCCGTCGGCGCGGACGTCCCGACATCGCTCGCCCTCGTCGGCGAGTTCTCCCCGGCCAGGGCGCGCGGCAAGCTGCTCGGCTTCTCGCAGGTGGCATGGAACAGCGGGCCGATCGTCGTGCTGCTGCTCGCATTGGCCACCACCCCGTTCGGCACCTGGGGCGGTCGCATCCTCTTCCTGATGCTGTTCGTCGTTGCGGTCGTCACCTATCTGCTGCGTCGGGGCATGGTGGAATCTGCGCGGTGGGCCGCTGCGGCCGGAACGATGGAGACCTCGGACGCGTCGGCGGAGAGCGAGCAGCCCGAGTCGGCGCCGATCCCGCGCAACGCCTCCTCAGTCAGCAAGGTGGGCCAGCTGTTCCGGGGCAACAACCTGAAGGCGCTCGTGTGGACGGCGATCATCTACGTCTTCTGGAACATCGCGGCCGGCACGACCGGCATCTTCACGCCGTACATCATCACCACGCTGCACGCCGGGAGTCAGGCCGCGAGTGTCGCCCTGTCGTGCGCCGGCTTCGTCATCGGCGTCCTGGCGACGATCTTCATCTTCATGCCGCTCAACGACCGGACCCACGGCACCCGCAAACGGCTGTGGGGCATCGGGGCCATCATGCAGGTGGCCGCGTGGGGCGCGTATCTGGTGCTGCCGTTCAGCATCCCGGTGATCGTCGCCAACATCTTCCTCTTCGGGGTCGGCGGTGCACTCGCCGGCGAGGCGTTCTACAAGGTCGTGAGCCAGGAACTCTTCCCGACCATGTTGCGCGGCACCGCGCAAGGAGTCACCTTCGGGACAGCACGGCTGTGTCTCGGGATCTGGAGCTTCTTCGTTCCGGCGCTCGCGTCGGTCGGGATCCGTCCGGTCGCCGCCATTCTTGCGGCGTTCCTCGCGATCAGTGGTGTCGCGGGCTACTTCTGGATGCCCGACACCTGCGGCAAGTCGTTGGAGGACATCGAGCGGGAACGGGAGATCGGCGAGCACAGCTCCCAGCCCTCGTCGTCCGCGGTCCGCGCTGCATGA
- a CDS encoding metalloregulator ArsR/SmtB family transcription factor, with protein MDQVFRALADPTRRHVLDRLHERNGQTLGELCEDLDMARQSATQHLAVLEAANLISTVRQGRTKLHYLNPVPLHQIQDRWIDKFERPRLRALNAVKRQAEEHLMADRPTFVYVTYIHSTPKEVWHALTDADLTAEYWGHSNVSDWQPGSGWEHRRTDGSGIADVVGTVLEAVPPERLVMSFGGPGAQPADGPSQVTFDIEPYEEIVKLTVTHENLADRAEYDAASAGWPAVLANLKSLLETGHVLPQAPWEMHGEQRAANMAKNDAR; from the coding sequence ATGGACCAGGTGTTCCGGGCGCTCGCCGACCCCACCCGTCGGCACGTGCTCGACCGGTTGCACGAGCGCAACGGGCAGACCTTGGGCGAGCTGTGCGAGGACCTCGACATGGCTCGTCAGTCAGCGACGCAGCACCTGGCCGTTCTCGAGGCGGCCAACCTCATCAGCACGGTCCGGCAGGGTCGGACAAAGCTGCACTACCTCAACCCGGTTCCCCTCCATCAGATCCAGGACCGATGGATCGACAAGTTCGAGCGTCCTCGACTGCGGGCGCTCAACGCCGTGAAGAGACAAGCAGAGGAGCACCTCATGGCCGACAGGCCCACCTTCGTCTACGTGACCTACATCCACAGCACGCCAAAGGAGGTCTGGCATGCCCTGACCGACGCGGACCTGACAGCGGAGTACTGGGGGCACAGCAACGTTTCCGACTGGCAGCCCGGATCCGGGTGGGAGCACCGGCGCACCGACGGCTCCGGGATCGCTGACGTCGTCGGCACCGTCCTCGAGGCCGTTCCGCCCGAGCGACTGGTGATGAGTTTCGGCGGCCCCGGCGCGCAGCCGGCCGACGGACCGTCCCAGGTCACGTTCGACATCGAGCCCTATGAAGAGATCGTCAAGCTCACCGTCACCCACGAAAACCTCGCAGACCGGGCCGAATACGACGCAGCATCCGCCGGTTGGCCCGCCGTGCTCGCCAACCTCAAGTCTCTGCTGGAGACCGGACACGTGCTTCCGCAGGCCCCCTGGGAGATGCATGGCGAACAGCGGGCGGCGAACATGGCGAAGAACGACGCACGGTGA
- a CDS encoding DUF917 domain-containing protein encodes MSRLVHEEDLDDLARGAAVLGTGGGGNPYIGKLMAQQAIREHGPVTLVDAAEVPDDAVVVQAAMMGAPTVMVEKLPRGDEAAQAFSMLEEFLGRPVTHVVCGEAGGVNSTIPFVVAATLGLPLVDADGMGRAFPELQMVMPGLLGVSATPLVVADEKGNSILLRTVGNRWTERLARTATIEMGCSSAFASYVMSGQQLRDTMVLGTLSLCQDIGRLIVRARAQHRDPVRAVADRLDGRPVFTGRVVDIERRTETGFARGRAVLSGTGDDAGSDLVLNFQNEHLVATRDGSVVASVPDLIIVLDSDTAEPVTTEEIRYGFRVSVLVAPCDPRWRTEAGLELVGPRYFGYPFDYIALEDRLSTGTGTP; translated from the coding sequence ATGTCGCGGCTGGTACATGAGGAGGACCTCGACGACCTCGCCCGGGGCGCGGCCGTCCTCGGGACGGGCGGCGGAGGCAACCCCTACATCGGCAAGCTGATGGCCCAGCAGGCGATCCGCGAGCATGGTCCGGTGACCCTCGTCGACGCCGCCGAGGTTCCCGACGATGCGGTCGTGGTGCAGGCGGCGATGATGGGCGCGCCGACGGTCATGGTGGAGAAGTTGCCCCGGGGCGACGAGGCCGCGCAGGCGTTCTCGATGCTCGAGGAGTTCCTCGGCCGGCCCGTGACACATGTGGTGTGCGGTGAGGCCGGGGGAGTCAACTCCACCATTCCGTTCGTCGTGGCCGCGACGCTCGGGCTTCCGCTCGTCGATGCCGACGGCATGGGCCGCGCCTTTCCCGAGCTGCAGATGGTGATGCCGGGCCTGCTCGGCGTGTCGGCGACGCCACTGGTCGTGGCCGACGAGAAGGGAAACAGCATTCTGCTGCGCACCGTCGGCAACCGGTGGACGGAGCGGCTCGCCCGGACGGCGACGATCGAGATGGGCTGCTCGTCGGCTTTCGCGTCCTACGTCATGAGCGGACAGCAACTGCGCGACACGATGGTGCTGGGCACCTTGAGCCTGTGCCAGGACATCGGCCGGCTCATCGTCCGGGCGCGGGCGCAGCACCGCGATCCGGTGCGCGCGGTCGCCGACCGGCTCGACGGCCGGCCGGTGTTCACCGGACGGGTGGTCGACATCGAGCGGCGTACCGAGACCGGATTCGCCCGGGGACGCGCGGTGCTGTCCGGGACCGGCGACGACGCCGGCTCCGACCTGGTGCTCAACTTCCAGAACGAGCACCTGGTCGCGACACGTGACGGATCGGTCGTCGCCTCCGTGCCCGACCTCATCATCGTGCTGGACAGCGACACGGCGGAGCCGGTCACCACCGAGGAGATCCGTTACGGCTTCCGGGTATCGGTGCTCGTCGCACCCTGCGACCCGCGCTGGCGCACCGAGGCCGGCCTCGAGTTGGTCGGGCCGCGCTACTTCGGCTACCCGTTCGACTACATCGCCCTCGAGGACCGATTGAGCACCGGGACCGGTACACCGTGA
- a CDS encoding tRNA-binding protein — protein MTTETIEFDDFTRVDLRIGTVTAAQPNANARKPAYVLTIDLGPLGTRTSSAQITDHYTVDDLVGTQVLCVCNFAPKRIAGIKSEVLVVGGLDAEDRVVLAGFGHPVPDGTPLR, from the coding sequence GTGACCACCGAAACCATCGAGTTCGACGACTTCACCCGCGTCGATCTCCGCATCGGCACCGTGACCGCAGCCCAACCCAACGCGAATGCACGCAAGCCCGCCTACGTCCTGACGATCGATCTCGGCCCGCTGGGGACCAGGACGTCGAGCGCACAGATCACCGACCACTACACGGTCGACGACCTGGTCGGCACGCAGGTGCTCTGCGTCTGCAACTTCGCGCCGAAACGGATCGCCGGGATCAAGTCCGAGGTGCTCGTGGTCGGCGGGCTCGACGCGGAGGACCGGGTCGTCCTCGCCGGCTTCGGCCACCCCGTCCCGGACGGCACACCGCTGCGCTGA
- a CDS encoding hydantoinase/oxoprolinase family protein, with protein sequence MRIGIDVGGTNTDAVLMDGRTVLAEFKTPTTPEVTGGIVAALDGLQAGRPFPPADVTAVMIGTTHFTNAVVEAERLSRTATVRLGLPATAGLPPMTDWPAQLRRALGEHVYLCHGGYEFDGRLISDFDESEVRAAAADIAAKGIQSVAVSSVFSPVNPEMELRAADVLREVIPGLAVSVSHEIGRVGLLERENATILNACLRELAEHITAALEKSVRGAGIEAPVYISQNDGTLMSVDYCRQYPVATFASGPTNSMRGAAFLSGRSDCVVVDVGGTTSDVGALVHGFPREAAVAVDIGGVRTNFRMPDVLSVGLGGGSLVARAEEAVTVGPRSVGYAIRDRALVFGGDTVTATDLVVAAGMCVVGDPARVADLDADLVRAGVRHMQERLAELVDRVKTSADPLPVVVVGGGSILLEDHLEGASEILKPDHFAVANAIGAAIAQVGAEVDKVFSLAELPREQALDSARQEAVAKATAAGAQASTVQIVDVEEVPLAYLPSNAVRIRVKAVGDLPLGGEDVAAGT encoded by the coding sequence ATGCGGATCGGAATCGACGTCGGGGGCACCAACACCGACGCCGTCCTGATGGACGGGCGCACCGTCCTCGCCGAGTTCAAGACGCCGACGACGCCGGAGGTGACGGGCGGAATCGTCGCCGCGCTCGACGGCCTGCAGGCCGGCCGGCCGTTCCCACCGGCCGACGTGACCGCGGTGATGATCGGGACGACGCACTTCACCAACGCCGTCGTCGAAGCGGAGCGGCTGTCGCGGACCGCCACCGTGCGGCTGGGCCTGCCCGCGACCGCAGGTCTGCCGCCGATGACCGACTGGCCGGCGCAACTCCGTCGGGCGCTCGGGGAGCACGTTTATCTCTGTCACGGCGGGTACGAGTTCGACGGGCGGCTCATCTCGGACTTCGACGAGTCGGAGGTGCGGGCGGCCGCGGCCGACATCGCCGCGAAGGGCATTCAATCCGTCGCGGTCTCCTCCGTCTTCTCGCCGGTCAACCCGGAGATGGAGTTGCGCGCGGCCGACGTACTGCGGGAGGTCATCCCCGGCCTCGCGGTCAGCGTGTCGCACGAGATCGGGCGGGTCGGACTGCTCGAGCGGGAGAACGCGACCATCCTCAACGCGTGCCTCCGTGAACTCGCCGAGCACATCACCGCCGCGCTCGAGAAGTCGGTGCGGGGCGCGGGCATCGAGGCACCGGTCTACATCAGCCAGAACGACGGCACGCTGATGAGCGTCGACTACTGCCGGCAGTACCCGGTGGCCACCTTCGCGTCCGGCCCGACGAACTCCATGCGCGGGGCGGCGTTCCTCTCGGGGCGGAGCGACTGTGTGGTCGTCGACGTCGGCGGTACGACGAGCGACGTCGGCGCCCTCGTGCACGGCTTCCCGAGGGAGGCGGCGGTCGCCGTCGACATCGGCGGTGTACGGACCAATTTCCGGATGCCCGACGTGCTCTCCGTCGGACTGGGTGGTGGCAGCCTGGTCGCCCGCGCGGAGGAGGCGGTGACGGTCGGTCCACGCAGCGTCGGCTACGCGATCCGGGACCGGGCGCTGGTCTTCGGCGGCGACACCGTGACCGCGACCGATCTTGTCGTCGCCGCCGGCATGTGCGTCGTCGGGGATCCGGCCCGGGTCGCCGACCTCGACGCAGACCTCGTCCGGGCCGGTGTGCGGCACATGCAGGAGCGTCTCGCGGAGCTGGTCGACCGCGTGAAGACCAGCGCCGATCCGCTGCCGGTCGTCGTCGTCGGTGGCGGAAGCATTCTGCTCGAAGATCACCTCGAGGGTGCCTCGGAGATCCTCAAGCCCGACCACTTCGCGGTGGCCAACGCAATCGGCGCGGCGATCGCCCAGGTGGGCGCGGAGGTCGACAAGGTCTTCTCGCTCGCCGAGCTGCCCCGCGAGCAGGCGCTCGACTCGGCCCGCCAGGAGGCCGTCGCCAAGGCGACCGCCGCCGGTGCGCAGGCGTCGACGGTGCAGATCGTCGACGTCGAAGAGGTTCCGCTGGCCTACCTTCCGAGCAACGCGGTGCGGATCCGGGTGAAGGCCGTCGGCGACCTGCCCCTGGGTGGTGAGGATGTCGCGGCTGGTACATGA
- a CDS encoding YciI family protein, which translates to MRFMMFIYPGIEDEANWNPSAEDVAAMTAYNEKLTQAGVLLALDGLHPSAEGARVTYPGGKAKVTDGPFAEAKELIGGYWLIQAKSKEEAVEWASRCPCTEGAVVEVRRVFEMSDFPADVQEAATLSSTPPQQTASA; encoded by the coding sequence ATGCGATTCATGATGTTCATCTACCCGGGCATCGAAGACGAGGCGAACTGGAACCCCAGCGCCGAGGATGTCGCCGCGATGACGGCGTACAACGAGAAGCTGACCCAGGCCGGCGTACTCCTGGCCCTCGACGGGCTGCACCCGTCGGCCGAGGGCGCGCGGGTCACGTACCCCGGCGGCAAGGCCAAGGTGACCGACGGGCCCTTCGCCGAGGCGAAGGAGCTGATCGGTGGCTACTGGCTGATCCAGGCGAAGTCCAAGGAAGAGGCCGTGGAGTGGGCGTCGCGCTGTCCCTGCACCGAGGGTGCGGTGGTCGAGGTACGCCGCGTCTTTGAGATGTCGGACTTCCCGGCCGACGTCCAGGAGGCGGCCACGTTGTCCTCGACTCCGCCTCAGCAGACGGCCAGCGCCTAG
- the hydA gene encoding dihydropyrimidinase has translation MTYDRIIRGGTLATADKVYDADIGIMGGRITAIAEELSDPDADIIDASGLVVAPGGIDVHTHFDTGIGESSTADDYTSGSRAAAAGGITTFVNFAFQEPGRGLSAALDREVGKAAGRSVIDYGFHIAITDLSPPGVLDELPALVQNGFSSIKVFTANAGMALGDPDVLRVLRAAADVDVMVNVHAEDASLIDHLTDELLRAGHRDVAHLVEARPAQAEAIATARVAAYAAALGATVYFVHLSCRSALDAVRQARRDGSRVYVETRPAYLYLSADRYTLPAREGNKYVCWPPLRTVDDQKALWEGLRDGEIQTYATDHTTWLAGQKMDPALSFAEIPGGVSNVQTSLGMLYAEGVATKRISMATFVSVTSTNPAKLFGLWPRKGTLAVGSDADLVLIDPDRSFRVTEPVMHSRSDFDPYEGYEAHGWPVLTVSRGEVVARDGTITATPGRGQLLRRGRYQDPEDA, from the coding sequence GTGACCTACGACCGCATCATCCGAGGCGGCACCCTCGCCACCGCCGACAAGGTCTACGACGCCGACATCGGCATCATGGGCGGGCGCATCACTGCCATCGCCGAGGAGCTCTCCGACCCAGACGCCGACATCATCGACGCATCCGGCCTCGTCGTCGCTCCGGGTGGGATCGACGTACACACCCATTTCGACACCGGGATCGGGGAGTCGTCGACCGCGGACGACTACACATCCGGATCGCGGGCGGCAGCCGCCGGCGGGATCACCACTTTCGTCAACTTCGCCTTCCAGGAGCCCGGTCGGGGACTGTCGGCCGCACTCGATCGCGAAGTGGGCAAGGCGGCCGGTCGATCGGTGATCGACTACGGCTTCCACATCGCGATCACGGACCTCTCCCCGCCCGGGGTGCTCGACGAACTGCCGGCGCTGGTGCAAAACGGCTTCAGCAGCATCAAGGTCTTCACCGCCAACGCCGGGATGGCACTCGGCGACCCGGACGTGCTCCGGGTGCTGCGCGCCGCCGCCGACGTCGACGTGATGGTGAACGTCCACGCGGAGGACGCGTCGCTCATCGACCACCTCACCGACGAGTTGCTGCGGGCCGGGCACCGTGACGTCGCCCATCTCGTCGAGGCCCGACCGGCGCAGGCGGAGGCGATCGCCACCGCGCGCGTGGCCGCCTACGCCGCCGCACTCGGTGCGACCGTCTACTTCGTCCACCTCTCGTGCCGGAGCGCCCTCGACGCGGTGCGGCAGGCGAGGCGCGACGGATCGCGGGTCTACGTCGAGACGCGGCCGGCGTACCTCTACCTGTCCGCCGACCGCTACACCCTTCCGGCGAGGGAGGGCAACAAGTACGTGTGCTGGCCGCCGCTGCGTACGGTCGACGACCAGAAAGCCTTGTGGGAAGGGCTGCGGGACGGCGAGATCCAGACTTACGCCACCGACCACACGACCTGGCTGGCCGGACAGAAGATGGATCCCGCGTTGTCCTTCGCCGAGATCCCCGGCGGGGTCTCCAACGTGCAGACGAGCCTGGGAATGCTCTATGCCGAGGGCGTTGCGACGAAGCGGATATCGATGGCCACCTTCGTGTCGGTGACGTCGACCAACCCAGCGAAGCTGTTCGGCTTGTGGCCGCGGAAGGGCACGCTCGCGGTCGGCTCGGACGCCGACCTCGTGCTCATCGACCCGGACCGATCGTTCCGGGTCACCGAACCCGTCATGCACTCGCGCTCGGACTTCGACCCCTACGAGGGCTATGAGGCGCACGGGTGGCCGGTCCTGACGGTCTCGCGGGGTGAGGTGGTCGCCCGGGACGGCACGATCACCGCGACACCCGGGCGGGGCCAGTTGCTGCGGCGCGGCCGTTACCAGGACCCGGAGGACGCGTGA
- a CDS encoding cytosine permease, with protein MADTVRRSGVDVAHEPIEGDLGIGRDDYAVTRVPDAQRKHWFVVFLQRYGQMSALSQFLLGATLGFGMTFWRAFLALTLGAVILEVVAVFTGLAGQREGLSTSLLTRWTGFGRYGSSVLGLVITISLMGWFGVQNAVFAQGLVSLLPHALPLWAWEVLTGALVTGIVIWGFLSMTWTAYITVPAFVLLCFYSIGKALRHESLGALVNSPHPGPALGLGAGATLVAGGFIVGAVINPDMCRFNRSGRDVVVNTILGITLGEYTIGLIGVLLAHYAKTANVIGIVTTTSGAVGVLILVAATTKINDWNLYSGSLGLANFVDTAFGRRIHRGLLTLVVGGIGTLLSALGILTHFISFLTILGVAIPPVAAIMVVDYFILKTHRDVLEATRRTGIPAHCPNWNIAGWISWIVAGLVGYYVDWGIASVNSLVVAAVIYYGLTKALAVTRPATAGSAA; from the coding sequence ATGGCAGATACGGTGCGTAGGTCCGGCGTCGACGTGGCGCACGAGCCGATCGAGGGCGACCTCGGGATCGGGCGGGACGACTACGCGGTCACCCGGGTGCCGGATGCGCAACGCAAGCACTGGTTCGTCGTCTTCCTGCAGCGCTACGGCCAGATGTCGGCCCTCTCGCAGTTTCTGCTCGGCGCGACGCTGGGCTTCGGGATGACCTTCTGGCGGGCCTTCCTCGCTCTCACTCTCGGCGCGGTGATCCTCGAGGTCGTCGCGGTGTTCACCGGCCTCGCCGGACAGCGCGAGGGCCTGAGCACCTCCCTGCTCACCCGCTGGACCGGATTCGGACGCTACGGGTCGAGCGTTCTCGGACTGGTCATCACCATCAGCCTGATGGGTTGGTTCGGGGTGCAGAACGCCGTCTTCGCCCAGGGCCTGGTGTCGTTGCTGCCCCACGCCCTGCCGCTGTGGGCGTGGGAGGTGCTCACCGGAGCGTTGGTGACCGGGATCGTCATCTGGGGCTTCCTGTCGATGACGTGGACGGCGTACATCACCGTGCCGGCCTTCGTGCTGCTGTGCTTCTATTCGATCGGCAAGGCGCTGCGTCACGAGTCACTCGGCGCGCTGGTCAACTCGCCGCACCCGGGCCCGGCGCTCGGTCTCGGCGCCGGCGCGACACTCGTCGCCGGCGGGTTCATCGTCGGGGCCGTCATCAACCCGGACATGTGCCGGTTCAACCGCAGTGGCCGGGACGTGGTGGTCAACACCATCCTCGGAATCACCCTCGGCGAATACACCATCGGCCTGATCGGCGTACTGCTCGCGCACTATGCGAAGACCGCCAACGTCATCGGCATCGTGACGACGACGTCGGGCGCGGTCGGGGTCCTGATCCTGGTCGCGGCGACCACCAAGATCAACGACTGGAACCTCTACAGCGGATCCCTGGGGCTGGCGAACTTCGTCGACACCGCATTCGGCCGGCGCATCCACCGCGGCCTGCTGACGCTCGTCGTCGGAGGCATCGGGACGCTGCTGTCCGCCCTCGGGATCCTCACCCACTTCATCAGCTTTCTGACCATCCTGGGCGTCGCGATTCCGCCAGTCGCCGCGATCATGGTGGTCGACTACTTCATCCTGAAGACCCACCGCGACGTGCTCGAGGCGACCCGCCGCACGGGGATCCCGGCGCATTGCCCCAATTGGAATATCGCCGGGTGGATCAGCTGGATCGTCGCCGGCCTGGTCGGCTACTACGTCGACTGGGGCATCGCCAGCGTCAACTCCCTGGTCGTCGCCGCCGTCATCTACTACGGACTCACCAAGGCGTTGGCGGTGACCCGTCCGGCGACCGCCGGGTCGGCCGCCTGA